The following proteins are co-located in the Xiphophorus hellerii strain 12219 chromosome 2, Xiphophorus_hellerii-4.1, whole genome shotgun sequence genome:
- the LOC116734207 gene encoding tyrosine-protein phosphatase non-receptor type 5: MTRRLSSSTRSHTEDSIFLRPDEDPVWLDEPTKVEKIGDGAAKKDGVSDCKDGGQSQEGEEVFIHKVYALFVELQCWAALFISSQVTGYWVFFVLEGNGPLSSFYKALQVIDFYLGFFLPCQAIFGMDSTVLMKEVQNTTQHNWIVSGTAVIGVAIFVIMVIHMVSKWCYGTGLWSSGTISREIGDRRQSVSRQPSFTLSEWTDAQEDLMELDPVPQTPVFDMGSDTRMEGDASTLTVTPVGLQERRGSNVSLTLDMCTPGCTEPYGYGAQLSPRDQSAQEYLRQGTHVLTPAMLHTRAMDDQSLQAEFYETPMNFVDPKEYNYPGLVRKNRYKTILPNTHSRVILKSQDEDDFLSTYINANYLKGYGDEEQAYIATQGPTVNTVGDFWRMVWQERSPIIVMITNLEEKNEKCAEYWPEDTVTHEGIEITVVSVTQEDDYSLRVFTLKCGEEERTLRHYWYISWPDQKTPDKAPPLLELVQQVEGAREEALPSSGPIIVHCSAGIGRTGCFIATSILCKQLRTEGVVDILRTTCQLRLDRGGMIQTCEQYQFVHHVLSLYEKQLSHSAEE; this comes from the exons ATGACCCGCCGGCTGAGCAGCTCCACTCGTTCCCACACTGAAGACTCCATCTTCCTGAGGCCCGATGAGGACCCCGTCTGGTTGGATGAACCCACAAAGGTGGAAAAGATAGGTGATGGAGCCGCTAAAAAGGATGGTGTGTCTGACTGTAAAGATGGAGGCCAAAGCCAGGAGGGAGAGGAAGTGTTTATCCACAAAGTGTATGCGTTGTTTGTGGAGCTTCAGTGCTGGGCTGCACTGTTCATCAGCTCTCAAGTCACA GGGTATTGGGTGTTCTTTGTGCTGGAAGGAAATGGACCACTCTCTTCCTTCTACAAAGCCCTTCAGGTCATCGACTTCTACTTGGGCTTCTTTTTACCATGTCAAGCAATTTTTGGAATGGAC TCTACAGTGTTGATGAAAGAGGTACAAAACACCACACAGCACAACTGGATTGTAAGCGGCACAGCGGTCATTGGAGTGGCAATCTTTGTTATCATG GTGATCCACATGGTGTCTAAGTGGTGTTATGGAACTGGCTTGTGGTCATCAGGAACAATTTCCAgagagatcggtgatcggcgGCAGTCTGTGAGCCGCCAACCCTCCTTCACCCTGTCAGAGTGGACTGATGCCCAGGAGGATCTGATGGAGCTTGACCCGGTACCTCAGACGCCAGTCTTTGACATGGGCTCAGACACCAGGATGGAAGGAGATGCCTCCACACTCACCGTCACCCCAGTGGGGCTTCAGGAGAG GAGAGGCTCCAATGTTTCTCTGACGTTGGACATGTGCACGCCAGGATGTACAGAACCCTACGGCTACGGGGCTCAGCTCTCTCCCCGAGACCAGTCGGCCCAGGAGTACCTCCGACAGGGAACGCACGTCCTGACCCCTGCCATGCTGCACACAAGGGCCATGGATGACCAGAGCCTGCAGGCGGAGTTTTAT GAAACTCCCATGAACTTTGTGGACCCTAAGGAGTATAATTACCCAGGGCTTGTGAGAAAAAATCGCTACAAGACCATTTTACCCA ATACACACAGCAGAGTCATCTTGAAGTCAcaggatgaagatgattttctttcaaCCTACATTAATGCGAATTATCTCAAA GGTTATGGGGATGAGGAACAAGCTTACATTGCCACGCAGGGCCCTACTGTGAACACAGTGGGAGACTTCTGGAGGATGGTGTGGCAGGAGAGAAGCCCGATTATTGTGATGATCACCAATCTGGAGGAGAAGAACGAG AAATGTGCAGAGTACTGGCCTGAGGACACTGTGACCCATGAGGGCATAGAGATCACTGTTGTCTCAGTAACTCAAGAGGATGACTACAGCCTGAGGGTGTTTACTCTAAAG TGCGGGGAAGAGGAGCGCACCCTTCGGCATTACTGGTACATCTCCTGGCCGGATCAGAAGACCCCAGATAAGGCTCCACCCCTGCTGGAGCTGGTCCAGCAAGTGGAAGGAGCCAGAGAGGAAGCCCTGCCATCCAGTGGCCCAATAATTGTCCATTGCAg TGCTGGGATTGGTCGAACTGGCTGCTTCATTGCCACCTCCATCCTGTGCAAGCAGCTAAGGACTGAGGGTGTGGTTGACATCCTGCGAACCACCTGCCAACTCCGTCTGGACAG AGGTGGAATGATCCAGACCTGTGAGCAGTACCAGTTTGTGCATCATGTCCTCAGCCTGTATGAGAAGCAGCTGTCTCACTCCGCTGAAGAATAA